In Aureibaculum algae, the following are encoded in one genomic region:
- the rpsM gene encoding 30S ribosomal protein S13 gives MARIAGIDIPKNKRGVISLTYIYGVGRNRAKEVLANAKVDENTKVQDWTDDEISRIREQVGTYTIEGELRSETQMNIKRLMDIGCYRGIRHRSGLPLRGQRTKNNSRTRKGKRKTVANKKKATK, from the coding sequence ATGGCAAGAATAGCGGGTATAGATATACCAAAAAACAAAAGAGGAGTTATTTCATTAACTTACATCTACGGTGTTGGCAGAAATAGAGCAAAAGAAGTTTTAGCCAATGCGAAGGTAGATGAAAACACGAAAGTTCAAGATTGGACTGATGATGAAATCAGTAGAATTAGAGAACAAGTTGGTACTTACACTATAGAAGGTGAATTACGTTCTGAAACTCAAATGAACATTAAGCGTTTAATGGATATTGGATGTTATAGAGGTATTCGTCATAGATCAGGTTTACCATTAAGAGGTCAAAGAACTAAGAATAATTCTAGAACTAGAAAAGGTAAAAGAAAAACTGTTGCTAACAAAAAGAAAGCAACTAAATAA
- the ykgO gene encoding type B 50S ribosomal protein L36: MKVRASVKKRSADCKIVRRKGRLYVINKKNPRFKQRQG; encoded by the coding sequence ATGAAGGTAAGAGCATCAGTAAAAAAGAGAAGTGCCGACTGCAAAATAGTTCGCAGAAAAGGTAGATTATATGTAATCAATAAAAAGAATCCTAGATTTAAACAAAGACAAGGATAA
- the infA gene encoding translation initiation factor IF-1, with amino-acid sequence MAKQQAIEQDGTIIEALSNAMFRVELENGHIVTAHISGKMRMHYIKLLPGDKVKLEMSPYDLTKARITYRY; translated from the coding sequence ATGGCAAAACAACAAGCAATAGAGCAAGACGGAACAATAATTGAAGCATTGTCAAATGCAATGTTTCGCGTTGAGCTAGAAAATGGTCATATTGTAACCGCACACATTTCAGGTAAAATGCGTATGCACTACATTAAATTACTACCTGGAGATAAAGTAAAATTAGAAATGAGTCCTTATGATTTAACTAAGGCTCGAATAACTTACAGATACTAA